One Sphingobacteruim zhuxiongii DNA window includes the following coding sequences:
- a CDS encoding UxaA family hydrolase produces MRKLFKINELDNVYVLREPVVKGEQLDMLGLIVTIPYDLGRGHKIAVKDIPLGAKVIKFGLPIGSSTQAIRAGEHVHLHNLKSDYLPTYSKDDRFKS; encoded by the coding sequence ATGAGAAAGCTATTTAAAATCAATGAACTAGACAATGTCTACGTATTACGAGAGCCGGTTGTTAAGGGAGAACAGTTAGATATGTTGGGCTTGATAGTCACCATTCCCTACGATTTGGGAAGGGGGCACAAGATCGCCGTCAAGGATATCCCTTTAGGGGCGAAGGTTATTAAATTTGGGCTTCCAATTGGATCTTCCACACAGGCAATTCGTGCCGGTGAGCATGTGCATTTGCATAATCTCAAGAGTGATTATTTACCTACATATTCCAAAGATGACAGATTTAAGAGTTAA
- a CDS encoding RNA polymerase sigma factor — protein MRPSSVPLSDLRAGKEAGLNFYMSKYGSSLRFFAYSIVKDKGAAEEIVSDSFYKLWKGRERTKTEVNVRAFLYLSTRNACYDYVDLQVNKIKHDPDALEHLIQPDQDLEAQIIYNELVNQISIELEKLPETQAKVFRMSYLEGLDTQEICDVLHTTPNTVYFAKSKAIQALKEIFKEKNLKYYSLFLFFMLNK, from the coding sequence ATGAGACCTTCATCAGTGCCTTTATCAGATTTGAGAGCAGGAAAGGAAGCTGGATTGAATTTCTATATGTCAAAATATGGGAGTTCGTTACGCTTTTTTGCGTATTCAATCGTAAAGGATAAAGGGGCCGCAGAGGAAATTGTATCAGATAGTTTTTATAAACTTTGGAAGGGCAGAGAACGGACAAAAACTGAAGTCAATGTACGTGCTTTTCTATACCTTTCAACAAGGAATGCATGCTACGATTATGTAGACCTTCAGGTCAATAAAATTAAGCATGATCCCGATGCGTTAGAGCATCTCATTCAACCTGATCAGGATCTGGAAGCTCAGATAATTTATAATGAGTTGGTCAATCAGATTTCTATTGAATTAGAAAAACTACCAGAAACACAAGCTAAGGTATTTAGAATGTCGTATCTTGAAGGCTTAGATACGCAAGAGATTTGCGATGTACTTCATACCACTCCAAACACCGTTTATTTTGCTAAATCAAAGGCAATTCAGGCATTGAAAGAAATTTTTAAAGAGAAAAATCTGAAATACTATAGCCTCTTTTTATTCTTTATGTTGAACAAGTAG
- a CDS encoding RagB/SusD family nutrient uptake outer membrane protein: MKITKYITVVIFLSMGLTSCETDFLNPKNPSAISEDDVWSDANLIELLVNQMYNDRQGYEYSNTQDNIVDEGRCNYTGDAPNQILRGQWDQTYNPLDFWAYQQVRRANEFLAKIDGATLEEDTRKRLKGEARFLRAFLYFDMVKRYGGVPIITSPQDISDDLMVKRATTKETFEFIIAELKLAKDELPAAAPRGRASQGAAMALLGRALLYAASPLYNESNTSTLWAEAAQVNKELIDLNRYSLYPDLNKIWLDKTNNHVESIFEIQYKLPEKQHSWDAGLRPLILANNNAGQLSPLQELVDAFPMKNGKGIKEAGSNYNANDPYVGRDDRFYAFIAFNGSKVKGTTSGPPVREITLETYTGGRDYDASKENTIYNTITSYYTRKAINPDNTIYTGNTGSDQPWIELRYAEVLLNYAEAQNEALSSPDASIYQALNTLRRRAGISTDLVVGSHSKVQMRELIRNERYVEFCFEKKRYWDLRRWKLAESVLNGKKYHGALITKHSNGTFTYIYPEVDATPIVFESKMYFMPIPQGEIDKNGNLEQNPGW; this comes from the coding sequence ATGAAAATTACCAAATATATTACGGTTGTTATTTTCCTATCAATGGGTTTAACATCCTGTGAAACAGATTTTTTAAATCCTAAAAACCCGTCTGCTATTTCAGAAGACGATGTGTGGTCGGATGCAAATTTGATTGAGTTACTCGTTAATCAGATGTATAATGACAGACAAGGGTATGAGTATTCAAATACGCAAGATAACATCGTCGATGAAGGTCGCTGTAATTATACTGGCGATGCTCCCAATCAAATACTCCGCGGTCAGTGGGATCAAACTTACAATCCATTAGATTTCTGGGCCTACCAACAAGTCCGTCGAGCTAACGAGTTTTTAGCAAAGATAGATGGCGCTACTTTAGAGGAAGACACGAGAAAACGCTTGAAAGGGGAGGCACGTTTTTTACGCGCATTCCTATATTTTGATATGGTTAAACGTTACGGTGGTGTTCCAATCATAACCAGTCCTCAAGATATTTCAGATGACTTAATGGTTAAACGTGCTACAACAAAAGAAACGTTCGAATTTATCATTGCAGAACTGAAACTGGCGAAAGATGAATTACCTGCAGCGGCGCCGAGAGGTCGCGCATCACAAGGAGCGGCAATGGCTTTGTTAGGTCGAGCACTTCTTTACGCTGCAAGTCCATTATACAATGAGAGCAATACGAGCACATTGTGGGCGGAAGCAGCTCAGGTAAATAAAGAGTTGATTGATTTAAATCGTTATAGTTTATATCCAGATTTAAATAAAATATGGTTGGATAAAACAAATAATCACGTTGAGTCAATTTTTGAGATTCAGTATAAGTTACCAGAAAAACAACACAGTTGGGATGCAGGTTTAAGACCGTTAATATTAGCGAATAATAATGCCGGTCAACTATCACCTCTTCAAGAGTTAGTGGATGCTTTTCCAATGAAAAATGGAAAAGGTATTAAAGAAGCAGGTTCCAATTATAATGCTAACGATCCGTATGTAGGTCGTGACGATCGATTCTATGCATTTATTGCTTTCAATGGATCGAAGGTAAAAGGAACAACTTCAGGGCCTCCAGTTCGCGAAATAACGTTGGAAACCTATACTGGGGGTAGGGATTACGATGCTTCCAAGGAAAATACCATTTACAACACGATTACAAGTTACTACACGCGCAAAGCTATAAATCCTGACAATACGATCTATACAGGAAATACCGGTAGTGATCAACCATGGATCGAATTGCGTTATGCCGAAGTGTTACTAAATTATGCTGAGGCGCAGAATGAGGCACTTTCCTCTCCGGATGCATCTATCTATCAAGCCTTAAATACATTGAGAAGACGCGCTGGAATTAGCACTGATTTAGTGGTTGGTTCGCATAGCAAAGTTCAAATGCGCGAATTAATTCGCAATGAGCGATACGTAGAATTCTGTTTTGAAAAGAAACGCTATTGGGATCTAAGACGTTGGAAGTTGGCGGAGTCAGTACTAAACGGAAAGAAATATCATGGTGCATTGATTACAAAGCATTCTAATGGAACATTTACTTATATCTATCCGGAAGTAGATGCTACGCCTATCGTATTTGAAAGCAAGATGTATTTTATGCCTATTCCTCAAGGAGAAATTGATAAGAATGGCAATCTAGAACAAAATCCAGGCTGGTAA
- the gluP gene encoding glucose/galactose MFS transporter, producing MKTLTPANIKLYLFIIGFMYAVLGFSIGINAYFIPFVQEAFALNRVTSYLIMTATFSAYVVFAIPSAMLLKRIGYKNSICTSFLILAIGFTIIAFSASTVRFELFLLGLFVLGIAQTLLTDSVNSYVTILGPADSAAKRISIMGIADKLALAGASFILALFLDLQDVDLNNLEIPFYSIAVIAIIVGIAVYMSPLPEISAPGEDIADEDLDNSVYGNSKTSIFQIPHLYLGAIAIFFDVGVEIIALGSINDYAKSLGLSGPENYVWYTTLGMVLGYLCGVSLIPKRLSQRQGLVICTLLGIATTFVLLFSEPSISIYLVAALGFANSLLWPTVFPLALRDLGKFTKQGASILVMGIIGGAVLPLIFGYLADLYGHQTAYIVCIPAYLYLLFYALLGSKLRPR from the coding sequence ATGAAAACATTAACACCTGCCAATATAAAGCTGTATTTGTTTATTATTGGATTTATGTATGCTGTGTTGGGGTTTTCAATCGGCATCAACGCCTATTTTATTCCTTTTGTTCAAGAAGCATTTGCATTAAATAGGGTAACCTCATACTTGATTATGACGGCCACTTTTTCTGCTTATGTCGTGTTTGCTATTCCGTCCGCAATGCTGTTGAAGAGAATCGGATATAAGAATTCCATTTGTACTTCTTTTTTGATTCTTGCCATTGGTTTTACAATCATTGCTTTTTCGGCAAGTACAGTTCGATTTGAGCTTTTTCTTCTTGGCTTATTTGTTTTGGGGATTGCACAAACATTGTTAACAGACTCTGTTAATTCCTATGTTACTATTCTAGGTCCCGCAGATTCTGCAGCGAAACGAATTAGCATCATGGGGATTGCAGATAAACTGGCATTAGCGGGAGCTTCTTTCATTTTGGCACTGTTTCTTGATTTACAAGATGTTGATCTAAATAATCTAGAGATTCCATTCTATTCCATTGCGGTTATAGCAATCATCGTAGGGATAGCAGTTTATATGTCTCCATTACCAGAGATTTCTGCCCCGGGAGAAGATATTGCGGATGAAGATCTCGACAACTCTGTCTATGGTAATTCAAAGACGTCGATTTTTCAAATACCACATCTTTATTTGGGAGCGATTGCAATCTTTTTTGATGTTGGCGTTGAAATTATAGCCTTGGGATCTATCAATGACTATGCGAAAAGTTTAGGTCTCTCAGGACCTGAAAACTATGTCTGGTACACCACGCTAGGGATGGTATTAGGTTACTTATGTGGCGTTAGTTTAATCCCAAAACGATTGTCGCAACGGCAAGGTTTGGTTATTTGTACACTATTGGGAATCGCGACGACCTTTGTTCTGTTATTTTCTGAACCTTCCATTTCTATTTATTTAGTTGCTGCTCTAGGATTCGCGAATTCACTACTATGGCCAACGGTGTTTCCTCTCGCTCTCCGAGATTTGGGGAAATTCACAAAGCAAGGTGCCTCAATCTTAGTAATGGGAATCATAGGAGGAGCGGTACTGCCGTTGATATTTGGCTACTTAGCTGATCTATATGGACATCAAACGGCTTATATCGTGTGTATACCAGCATATCTATATCTTTTATTTTATGCGCTTTTGGGGAGTAAATTAAGACCACGTTAA
- a CDS encoding sensor histidine kinase has translation MRKALFLFYFLIFYAITQLLWWGYILIKFEPERKGMIIGEGLIFMLIFTWGALKLKKQVKREHEINLQQQNFLLAVTHELKSPLASVKLYIQTILKRELDREQQKVFLSNSLKDIERLDDLVENVLLSTKLENRAYQLPKEVFDMTELVEQIIDRLQKNACKTQVIKAELDEHIKLKADKFAITNVITNLVENAVKYSPACGMIYVKLKEDEGNLIFSVADHGIGIPDEEKRLIFNKFYRVGSEATRKTKGTGLGLYIVRTVLQKHNASIRVKDNKPSGSIFEVTFENYAK, from the coding sequence ATGAGAAAAGCCTTATTTCTATTTTACTTTCTTATTTTTTATGCCATCACACAATTATTGTGGTGGGGGTATATACTTATCAAGTTCGAACCTGAGCGAAAAGGGATGATCATTGGTGAAGGGTTGATTTTTATGCTCATTTTTACTTGGGGGGCTTTGAAGCTGAAAAAACAAGTAAAGCGCGAACATGAGATCAATTTACAACAACAAAATTTCTTGTTAGCTGTTACACATGAATTAAAGTCTCCATTGGCTTCAGTTAAACTCTACATTCAAACCATATTGAAACGGGAGTTGGATAGGGAACAACAGAAAGTGTTTTTGTCTAATTCATTGAAAGATATTGAACGACTGGATGACTTAGTAGAAAATGTATTGTTGTCTACAAAACTGGAGAATAGAGCATATCAACTTCCGAAAGAAGTATTTGATATGACGGAATTAGTCGAACAAATTATTGATAGATTACAAAAGAACGCATGCAAAACGCAAGTGATCAAAGCGGAATTGGATGAGCATATTAAACTTAAAGCAGATAAGTTTGCTATCACGAATGTGATTACCAATCTTGTAGAAAATGCTGTAAAATATTCCCCTGCATGTGGAATGATCTATGTTAAGCTAAAGGAAGACGAGGGAAATCTAATCTTTTCAGTTGCAGACCATGGAATTGGTATTCCAGACGAAGAAAAAAGACTTATATTTAATAAATTTTATCGGGTAGGAAGTGAAGCTACTCGTAAAACTAAGGGCACAGGTTTGGGGTTATACATTGTGAGGACTGTCTTACAAAAACACAACGCCTCTATCCGGGTGAAAGATAACAAGCCATCCGGTAGTATCTTTGAAGTAACTTTTGAAAATTATGCAAAGTAA
- a CDS encoding creatininase family protein: MRYELMIPKQIRQAIADNIPVVLPLGVLEYHGEHLCTGVDTLVITETLAQLESEIPFIMLPAFYYGAASYAVEGPEANGSIHNRPEVLYPFASSLFMNLLRIGFRNIHVIVHHQSENFAAGMPTDLSFKLAARQTIFDFLEKQSGEGWWGKADSASYYEGHEHGDNPFNWIQAYPLLSDTIQSEYPIDHAGKLETGLMMAVCPEGVYMDHFSDEKWYTQTAKEADLDYGKTVLERVKNHLRNKLTQIAKG, translated from the coding sequence ATGAGATACGAATTAATGATTCCAAAACAGATTAGGCAAGCGATTGCTGACAATATTCCAGTTGTTCTTCCTTTAGGGGTATTAGAATATCATGGAGAACATCTGTGTACAGGAGTCGATACGCTGGTGATCACGGAAACCTTAGCACAATTAGAAAGTGAAATTCCATTTATTATGCTTCCCGCATTCTACTATGGTGCTGCTAGTTATGCAGTGGAAGGTCCTGAAGCCAATGGCAGTATTCATAATAGACCTGAAGTACTTTATCCTTTTGCAAGTTCATTGTTTATGAACTTGCTAAGGATTGGCTTTAGGAATATTCATGTTATTGTGCACCATCAAAGTGAGAATTTTGCAGCAGGGATGCCTACAGATCTATCATTTAAGTTAGCGGCGAGACAAACAATCTTTGATTTCTTAGAGAAACAATCTGGTGAAGGATGGTGGGGAAAAGCGGATTCAGCTAGTTATTATGAAGGACATGAACATGGAGATAATCCTTTTAATTGGATTCAAGCATATCCTTTACTATCCGATACCATACAGAGTGAATATCCTATCGATCATGCCGGAAAGTTGGAAACAGGGCTGATGATGGCTGTCTGTCCAGAAGGCGTTTATATGGATCATTTTTCTGATGAAAAGTGGTATACACAAACTGCAAAAGAAGCTGACTTAGATTACGGAAAAACGGTTTTAGAACGCGTAAAAAATCATCTACGTAATAAGTTAACTCAGATCGCAAAAGGATAA
- a CDS encoding UxaA family hydrolase: MTDLRVNKSQVLGEGYLRSDGRKGIRNITLIVYLVECARHVAQKIASQFDEQQVQVIGFSGCYPNSYAERMMQALCTQPNVGAVLLVSLGCESFNGKALQEQVEASKRPVHFVGIQRVGGTKHAIEQGRQFILEANSELEKVPRVSICWEDLIVGVVSGGSDATSGLTANPAAGLAFDKLVEKGATCIFENTGEMIGLEDDLQRRASRPELGEILKQTIEKAALYYASMGHGSFAPGNAEGGLTTLEEKSIGAYCKSGSSTIVGLLKPCDQPTVSGLYLMDIVPDGVPTFGFPNPNDISEMNELIASGAQCVLFTTGRGSVAGSAISPVIKIMANPENYQRMEENMDINAGKVLSGESSLNEIADEIIDCIAASVRGERTKAEELGHYEFSLGYKFFEPLGPSCLA, translated from the coding sequence ATGACAGATTTAAGAGTTAATAAAAGCCAGGTCTTAGGTGAGGGTTACTTGAGATCTGATGGAAGAAAAGGCATTCGAAATATTACGCTAATTGTCTACTTGGTTGAATGCGCGCGGCACGTCGCACAAAAGATTGCTTCCCAATTTGATGAGCAACAGGTACAAGTCATTGGATTTAGTGGCTGTTATCCGAATAGCTATGCAGAGCGTATGATGCAAGCCCTTTGTACACAACCTAATGTCGGTGCCGTTTTATTGGTTTCTCTAGGATGTGAGAGTTTCAATGGGAAAGCCCTACAAGAGCAGGTAGAAGCATCAAAACGTCCTGTCCATTTTGTTGGTATACAGCGGGTCGGCGGAACGAAGCATGCGATTGAACAAGGACGGCAATTTATTTTAGAAGCGAATTCGGAGCTCGAAAAAGTGCCAAGAGTTTCAATTTGCTGGGAAGACTTGATTGTTGGTGTTGTTTCAGGAGGAAGCGATGCGACAAGTGGCTTAACAGCGAATCCTGCTGCCGGTTTAGCGTTTGATAAACTGGTGGAGAAAGGCGCAACTTGCATCTTTGAAAATACGGGAGAGATGATCGGTTTAGAGGATGATTTACAAAGGCGTGCAAGCAGACCCGAACTCGGCGAAATTTTAAAACAAACGATCGAAAAAGCAGCATTATATTATGCAAGTATGGGGCATGGAAGCTTTGCTCCAGGAAATGCAGAGGGAGGCTTGACTACTTTGGAGGAGAAATCAATAGGTGCCTATTGCAAAAGCGGATCATCAACAATTGTCGGACTTTTGAAGCCTTGCGATCAACCAACAGTATCTGGTTTATATCTTATGGATATTGTTCCCGATGGCGTACCAACTTTTGGTTTTCCAAATCCCAACGATATTTCTGAAATGAATGAATTGATTGCCTCGGGAGCGCAGTGTGTCTTGTTCACGACCGGCAGAGGATCCGTTGCTGGCTCTGCTATTTCGCCAGTCATTAAGATAATGGCTAATCCAGAGAATTATCAACGCATGGAAGAGAATATGGATATTAATGCTGGGAAAGTTCTTTCTGGTGAATCTAGTCTGAATGAAATAGCGGATGAGATAATTGATTGTATTGCTGCGTCTGTTCGTGGAGAGCGGACAAAAGCCGAAGAACTTGGACATTATGAGTTTTCGCTCGGCTATAAGTTCTTCGAACCTTTAGGACCTTCCTGTTTAGCTTAA
- a CDS encoding response regulator transcription factor, with amino-acid sequence MQSKQRILLVEDEEHLLEAIKLNLELEGYRVTTATDGKKALKIFKEERFNLIILDVMIPEIDGFQVAETIRLQNSEVPIMFLTAKNSSEDRITGLKKGADDYLVKPFNLEELILRVSNLIRRGMKGEDLKELNSYTIGDKTIYFNSFELHQADGTITSLTKKETMLLKLLIERRNEAVSREQILETVWNYDVYPSTRTIDNFILTFRKYFEPDQKHPIYFHSIRGVGYKFTDNQN; translated from the coding sequence ATGCAAAGTAAACAACGTATACTTTTAGTCGAAGATGAAGAACATCTATTAGAAGCTATCAAACTCAACTTAGAGCTTGAAGGCTATCGCGTGACGACAGCAACAGACGGTAAAAAGGCATTAAAAATATTTAAGGAAGAGCGATTTAACTTAATTATTCTTGACGTCATGATTCCTGAAATTGATGGATTCCAAGTGGCAGAAACCATTCGTTTGCAAAATTCGGAAGTACCTATCATGTTCTTAACTGCAAAAAACAGTAGTGAAGATCGTATTACAGGTTTGAAGAAAGGTGCCGACGATTATTTGGTGAAACCATTTAATTTAGAGGAGCTTATCCTTCGCGTTAGTAATCTAATCCGTAGAGGAATGAAGGGTGAGGATTTAAAAGAATTAAATTCTTACACCATTGGTGATAAGACGATTTATTTTAACTCGTTCGAATTGCACCAAGCGGATGGTACGATTACATCGTTGACAAAGAAGGAAACAATGTTATTGAAGCTCTTGATTGAGCGTCGTAATGAAGCTGTTTCGCGTGAGCAAATTTTGGAAACTGTTTGGAATTATGATGTATATCCATCAACTCGTACGATAGACAATTTCATCTTGACATTCAGAAAGTATTTTGAACCAGACCAAAAGCATCCTATCTATTTTCATTCTATTCGCGGTGTAGGCTATAAGTTTACCGATAACCAGAACTAA
- a CDS encoding RidA family protein → MKCIKHPLRSPESDPPLSDAIFDDQWMYVSGQGSVDVSTGTFMLDSIQEETKRTMENIRMILSQEEMGFEHIVKCNVHLADMSEFEAFNAVYRTYFPNIKPARTTVQSVLMQGIKVEIDCVAKK, encoded by the coding sequence ATGAAATGTATTAAACACCCTTTGCGGAGTCCTGAATCTGATCCTCCTTTAAGCGATGCCATATTTGACGACCAATGGATGTATGTAAGCGGGCAAGGCTCGGTTGATGTGTCAACGGGAACCTTTATGCTGGATAGCATTCAAGAAGAGACCAAACGGACGATGGAAAATATACGAATGATCTTATCGCAAGAGGAGATGGGATTTGAACACATTGTTAAATGCAATGTACATCTTGCGGATATGTCCGAATTCGAAGCATTTAATGCTGTCTATCGAACGTATTTCCCAAATATTAAGCCTGCACGTACGACTGTTCAATCGGTGTTGATGCAAGGTATAAAAGTAGAAATTGATTGTGTAGCTAAAAAATAG
- a CDS encoding amidohydrolase family protein → MKIDSHLHFWKYHPVKDAWITDDMDVLKSDFMPEDLLSHMSASGLALGLLVQADQSEEENRFLLDIAKEHECFPGVVGWVDFRNESIDDRLAYYASEPLMKGFRHIVQSEPDPNFLLNPQFAHGISMLKKYDFTYDVLIYPRHLDVAHRFCQEHSDQKLLIDHIGKPDIKNKNFSAWKKDIEKFKKLDHVYCKLAGLITEADWKQWKIDDFKEVLDICLSVFGSKRLMFGSDWPVCLLGGSYADVCEIIEANISQLSTDEQADVWGKTCQQFYNIQP, encoded by the coding sequence ATGAAAATAGATAGCCACTTACATTTTTGGAAATATCATCCCGTGAAAGATGCATGGATTACGGATGACATGGATGTCTTAAAGTCCGATTTTATGCCAGAAGATCTTCTTTCTCATATGTCTGCTTCGGGACTCGCTTTAGGATTACTCGTTCAAGCTGATCAAAGCGAGGAGGAAAATAGATTTCTATTAGATATCGCTAAAGAGCATGAATGCTTTCCGGGAGTAGTCGGCTGGGTCGATTTTAGAAATGAAAGTATCGACGATCGACTAGCCTATTATGCGTCAGAACCTTTGATGAAAGGCTTTCGTCATATTGTGCAGTCTGAGCCTGACCCAAATTTCTTACTAAATCCTCAGTTCGCGCATGGTATTTCTATGTTAAAGAAATATGATTTTACCTATGACGTTTTAATTTATCCAAGACATTTGGATGTTGCCCATAGATTCTGCCAAGAACATAGTGACCAAAAGTTATTAATCGATCATATCGGTAAGCCTGATATTAAAAACAAGAATTTTTCAGCATGGAAGAAAGACATAGAGAAATTTAAAAAATTAGATCATGTGTATTGTAAGTTGGCTGGATTGATTACTGAAGCGGATTGGAAACAATGGAAGATTGACGATTTTAAAGAGGTCCTCGATATTTGTTTATCGGTCTTTGGATCGAAGAGACTCATGTTTGGAAGTGATTGGCCAGTGTGTTTGCTGGGCGGTTCTTATGCAGATGTTTGTGAGATCATTGAAGCAAATATTTCACAACTTTCCACAGACGAACAAGCTGATGTTTGGGGAAAAACCTGTCAGCAATTTTATAATATTCAACCTTAA
- a CDS encoding YjjG family noncanonical pyrimidine nucleotidase, which produces MFNDKKHIFFDLDHTIWDFDKNAEETLHELYFKYKFDSLFNIATSDQFIETYTINNHRVWDLYHHGKIDKATLRYLRFADTFTQLGVDPKEFPVDFEEEYLAVCPTKTNLFPHAHETLSYLKNKYSLHLISNGFKEACEKKLENSKLAPYFETIVISEIVGINKPDPRIFEHALQNGQAQPEQAVMIGDNLDADIRGAQNAGIEAIFFNPLQVDKPGDVTYMINDLKELQVLF; this is translated from the coding sequence ATGTTCAACGATAAAAAGCATATATTCTTCGATTTAGACCATACCATTTGGGATTTTGACAAAAACGCAGAGGAAACACTTCATGAATTGTATTTCAAATACAAATTCGATTCGCTATTCAATATCGCTACGTCAGATCAGTTTATAGAGACCTATACGATCAATAATCATCGCGTGTGGGATTTATATCATCATGGTAAAATTGATAAAGCTACGCTTCGCTATTTACGTTTTGCAGACACTTTTACACAGCTAGGTGTCGATCCAAAGGAATTTCCAGTTGATTTCGAAGAGGAGTACCTCGCGGTTTGCCCTACAAAGACGAACCTATTTCCTCATGCGCACGAGACGCTATCTTACCTAAAAAACAAGTATTCTCTTCATCTAATTTCCAATGGATTTAAGGAAGCCTGCGAAAAAAAATTAGAGAACAGTAAACTCGCTCCATATTTTGAAACGATCGTGATTTCAGAAATTGTAGGAATTAATAAACCCGATCCTCGGATTTTTGAACATGCCCTTCAAAATGGACAAGCTCAGCCTGAACAAGCTGTGATGATCGGAGACAATCTCGATGCCGATATTCGCGGGGCGCAGAATGCGGGAATAGAAGCGATCTTTTTTAATCCCTTACAGGTTGATAAACCAGGAGATGTTACCTATATGATAAATGATCTGAAAGAATTGCAGGTTTTATTTTAA